A DNA window from Aspergillus nidulans FGSC A4 chromosome I contains the following coding sequences:
- a CDS encoding splicing factor u2af large subunit (transcript_id=CADANIAT00007466) — translation MNGDTYSSRGADSGRPRDHYRDERRERGDRGERRRSRSPHYGSRSSRREAEADSYSSSRDYRAREREDRYSSRRDDRDYDRERGDRRRRDYDDRPSRRERDRDLFEDRPRRDRGDRERGGDRRDRKRSPSPSRKREPTPDLTDVPSVLTRKRRLTQWDIKPPGYENVTAEQAKLSADDLGMFPLPGAPRQQPMDPSRLQAFMNQSGGGSADTSALKPSNSRQAKRLFVYNLPPNATVENLVSFFNLQLNGLNVIQSVDPCISAQISDDHSFALLEFKSPNDTTVALALDGITMGEHESNGENGAAKGLEVRRPKDYIVPNLAEQDLEGASGMKDVPDSPNKICVSNIPQYIPEEPVTMLLKSFGELKSFVLVKDSSTEESRGIAFCEYADPNTTTIAVQGLNGMELGDRHLKVVRASIGMTQAAGLDMGVNAMSMFAKTTSQDLESSRVLQLLNMVTPEELMDNEDYEEICDDVRDECSKFGRVLELKIPRPTGGSRQSPGVGKIFVKFETIEATTAALKSLAGRKFSDRTVVTTYFSEENFDVNAW, via the exons ATGAACGGCGATACTTATTCCTCTAGAG GTGCAGATTCTGGTCGCCCAAGGGACCACTAC CGCGACGAGAGACGCGAACGTGGAGATAGAGGGGAGAGAAGACGGTCAAGATCGCCACATTACGGTTCCAGAAGCTCTCGGCGcgaagccgaagctgatTCATACTCCTCTAGTCGTGACTACCGCGCAAGGGAACGGGAGGATCGCTACTCGAGCCGTAGGGATGATCGGGATTATGACCGGGAGCGAGGCGATCGCCGACGCAGAGACTACGATGATCGGCCATCGCGTCGCGAGAGAGATAGAGATTTATTCGAGGATCGGCCTAGGAGAGATCGCGGCGACCGGGAGCGCGGAGGAGACAGGAGAGATCGAAAGAGGAGCCCCTCTCCTTCACGTAAAAGGGAGCCGACGCCCGACTTGACCGATGTGCCGTCCGTGTTAACGCGCAAGCGGCGCCTGACACAGTGGGACATCAAGCCTCCTGGATACGAGAATGTCACCGCGGAGCAGGCAAAGCTATCAG CTGACGATTTAGGCATGTTTCCCCTTCCCGGGGCTCCTCGACAGCAGCCGATGGACCCCAGCCGCCTTCAGGCTTTCATGAACCAGTCGGGCGGTGGCTCTGCAGATACCTCGGCGCTTAAGCCGTCCAATTCTCGACAGGCGAAACGTCTGTTCGTGTACAACCTGCCGCCGAACGCGACTGTAGAAAACTTggtttctttcttcaaccttcAACTCAACGGTTTGAATGTTATCCAAAGCGTGGACCCATGTATCTCAGCCCAGATCTCCGACGACCACTCTTTTGCACTGCTGGAGTTCAAGTCACCCAATGATACCACAGTGGCGCTTGCTTTGGATGGCATAACTATGGGAGAGCATGAGAGTAACGGGGAAAATGGTGCAGCTAAGGGATTGGAAGTGCGACGACCCAAGGACTACATTGTCCCCAACCTCGCTGAGCAGGATCTGGAAGGAGCGTCTGGCATGAAGGATGTTCCAGACTCACCCAACAAGATCTGTGTCTCAAATATTCCGCAATACATTCCAGAAGAGCCGGTAACAATGCTGCTGAAGTCCTTCGGCGAGCTCAAGTCTTTTGTTCTGGTGAAAGACTCTTCGACGGAGGAATCTCGG GGAATTGCTTTCTGCGAGTACGCTGATCCTAACACTACTACCATCGCCGTCCAAGGTCTCAACGGCATGGAGTTGGGAGACCGGCACCTCAAGGTTGTCCGGGCTAGTATCGGAATGACTCAGGCAGCTGGGTTGGACATGGGGGTCAATGCGATGTCAATGTTCGCCAAAACCACGTCTCAGGATCTGGAGAGCAGCCGTGTGTTGCAGCTGTTGAACATGGTGACTCCGGAGGAACTCATGGACAACGAGGATTACGAGG AAATCTGCGACGATGTACGCGACGAGTGTTCCAAGTTCGGCCGTGTTCTTGAACTAAAGATCCCACGCCCGACCGGCGGCAGCCGACAGTCTCCAGGCGTGGGCAAGATCTTTGTCAAGTTTGAAACCATTGAAGCGACAACAGCGGCATTGAAATCGCTCGCGGGCAGGAAGTTTTCCGACCGGACAGTCGTCACGACTTACTTCTCCGAG GAAAACTTTGACGTCAATGCCTGGTAG
- a CDS encoding 8-oxoguanine glycosylase OGG1 (transcript_id=CADANIAT00007467), with protein sequence MTVGAFSEWHKLPIGLSELCINTTLRCGQTFRWHKDPDNDEWRCVLYGRLISLKQDPSHLYYRTYVNSKPSGSCNGSDSGSEDTTLAIIKHYFNLNSNLTTLYAQWSSSDPNFRKKASQFTGIRILRQDAWEALISFICSSNNNIARISQMVEKLCANYGLHIADVDGRSYHDFPPPERLAEDEGVEARLRSLGFGYRAKYIYQTAVIIAKQKENGWLNSLRNPEAPAFGLEVVAGQEGEMPPEGRSGYREAHEKLLELQGVGPKVADCVALMGLGWGESVPVDTHVWQIAQRDYKFGKGSHKSLTKATYDAVGNHFRKLWGKEAGWAHSVLFTADLKTFSDRLVATTKQAKVDIEVKQEEEGTKITATTTEMNVALKRTAGEGKIKLESDDKQVELVTGSTTSTRRTSKRLRR encoded by the exons ATGACGGTGGGCGCCTTTTCAGAATGGCACAAGCTGCCAATTGGTCTTAGCGAACTATGCATAAATACCACGCTGCGATGCGGGCAGACATTCCG ATGGCACAAAGATCCCGATAACGACGAATGGCGCTGTGTCCTTTACGGTCGTCTCATCTCGCTCAAGCAAGATCCATCGCATTTATATTACCGGACATACGTCAATTCAAAGCCCTCGGGCTCATGCAATGGCAGCGACTCCGGATCCGAGGACACCACTCTGGCAATTATAAAGCACTACTTCAATTTGAACTCAAACTTGACAACCCTATATGCGCAATGGTCCTCATCGGACCCCAACTTCCGCAAGAAAGCTTCTCAGTTTACAGGCATTCGCATTCTCCGCCAGGACGCCTGGGAAGCCCTTATATCGTTCATTTGTAGCAGCAATAACAACATCGCACGAATTAGTCAGATGGTTGAGAAGTTGTGTGCGAACTACGGTTTGCACATcgctgatgttgatggccGTTCATATCATGACTTTCCGCCTCCGGAGAGATTagcggaggatgaaggtgttGAAGCTCGTTTGCGGAGCCTAGGGTTCGGATATCGCgcgaagtatatatatcagACGGCTGTTATTATTGCAAAACAGAAAGAGAACGGGTGGTTAAACTCACTGCGGAACCCTGAAGCGCCTGCTTTTGGGCTGGAGGTTGTTGCTGGGCAGGAAGGGGAGATGCCGCCGGAGGGGCGGAGTGGGTATCGCGAGGCGCATGAGAAATTGCTAGAGCTACAAGGAGTTGGACCCAAGGTTGCCGACTGCGTGGCTCTGATGGGGCTGGGGTGGGGAGAATCTGTCCCAGTGGACACCCATG TCTGGCAAATTGCTCAAAGAGACTACAAATTCGGCAAGGGATCTCACAAGTCCCTGACAAAGGCTACGTACGATGCCGTGGGGAATCACTTCCGCAAGCTTTGGGGCAAAGAGGCCGGCTGGGCTCATAGCGTGTTATTTACGGCTGATTTGAAGACATTTTCGGATCGATTGGTTGCTACAACCAAGCAGGCAAAGGTTGATATCGAGGtgaaacaggaagaagaagggacaAAGATTACAGCAACAACGACGGAAATGAATGTGGCCTTGAAGCGGACTGCAGGTGAAGGCAAGATCAAGCTCGAGTCAGACGATAAGCAAGTGGAACTAGTGACAGGATCTACCACTAGCACACGAAGGACTTCAAAACGACTTCGGCGATGA
- a CDS encoding flavin-containing monooxygenase (transcript_id=CADANIAT00007468), whose protein sequence is MIVDTDVLIIGAGLSGVGFAIQLQKKYPRITFEIYEKAEGFGGTWWANTYPGCACDVPSHLYSYSFALNPDWSEQFASQAEIAAYCRAVAEMHDIPRHVTLRSTVQSATFDEYLGTWAVKILDQQTGRIYERHSRVLITAVGMLSEPKDCDIPGAEEYNGRLFHSACWDHEFEWAGKEVVVVGNGCSATQFVPILTNTPGSAKQVTQFIRQPHWLEPRPNPEYPSAIKWIFRHVPLVMRCFRYAIFLYLESYFSTFKRVSGKRTREARMKSQAAYLKKMAPKKYHEILTPRIELGCKRRVMDTDYLACLHRENMELIHDDPIERITVDGVRTKSGRKIYADAIILATGFKTAQPLFPLGDNIRGEGGVTLSEHWESTASHAPQAYYGTCVSRFPNMFILVGPNTATGHTSVLFTVECQIDFTLKVLDPILNSLYPESSSSSSSVLQEMICFLRKPFSSGPRAGKKLALPPDIVSVTSQAEEKESQWIDEAILKELWKVFAAEP, encoded by the exons ATGATAGTTGATACTGACGTCCTTATCATCGGCGCTGGGTTGTCTGGGGTAGGCTTTGCAATCCAACTCCAGAAGAAATACCCGCGCATAACATTCGAAATCTATGAAAAGGCCGAAGGGTTCGGCGGGACTTGGTGGGCCAATACATATCCTGGATGCGCTTGTGAT GTACCATCCCATCTCTATTCCTATTCCTTCGCCCTAAATCCCGACTGGAGCGAGCAGTTTGCGTCTCAAGCAGAAATAGCCGCATACTGCCGCGCCGTCGCAGAGATGCACGATATCCCCCGACACGTAACACTCCGCTCGACGGTTCAGTCAGCAACATTCGACGAATACTTAGGAACGTGGGCCGTGAAGATCCTTGATCAGCAGACAGGACGGATATATGAGCGGCATTCGAGGGTGCTTATTACGGCTGTTGGGATGCTTTCAGAACCCAAGGACTGTGACATCCCTGGTGCAGAGGAGTACAATGGCAGGCTCTTCCATAGTGCTTGCTGGGACCATGAGTTTGAGTGGGCTGGAAaggaggtggttgttgttg GCAACGGCTGCAGCGCAACACAATTTGTACCCATCTTGACTAACACCCCAGGGAGCGCCAAACAAGTCACCCAGTTCATCCGGCAGCCTCACTGGCTCGAGCCACGCCCAAACCCTGAATATCCATCTGCCATCAAATGGATCTTCCGCCACGTGCCCCTCGTGATGCGCTGTTTCCGATATGCGATATTTCTCTACCTCGAGAGCTACTTCAGCACATTCAAGCGCGTCTCTGGCAAAAGGACACGGGAGGCAAGGATGAAGTCTCAGGCGGCTTACCTGAAAAAAATGGCACCTAAGAAGTATCACGAAATCCTGACGCCAAGGATAGAACTGGGGTGTAAGAGGAGAGTTATGGATACAGATTACCTTGCTTGTTTGCAcagagagaacatggagctcatccatgatgatCCGATTGAGAGGATCACTGTTGACGGCGTGAGAACAAAGTCAGGGCGGAAGATCTATGCTGATGCAATCATCCTCGCAACGGGATTTAAGACTGCGCAGCCACTTTTTCCTCTTGGAGATAACATCCGTGGTGAAGGGGGCGTTACTCTGAGTGAGCAC TGGGAAAGTACCGCCTCCCATGCCCCGCAAGCATACTACGGTACATGCGTCTCGCGGTTCCCGAACATGTTTATCCTTGTCGGCCCTAATACGGCGACGGGACATACCTCTGTACTCTTTACAGTGGAATGCCAGATTGATTTCACGCTGAAGGTTCTTGATCCTATTCTCAATTCTCTCTATCCcgagtcatcatcgtcatcctcctctgtcttgcaggagatgatCTGTTTCCTCCGGAAACCTTTCTCCTCTGGACCTCGGGCGGGAAAGAAGCTCGCACTACCACCAGATATAGTCTCCGTAACGTCCCAAgcagaggaaaaagaaagccaaTGGATCGACGAGGCAA TTTTGAAGGAATTATGGAAGGTCTTCGCAGCAGAGCCGTAG
- a CDS encoding uncharacterized protein (transcript_id=CADANIAT00007469): MRFCILRLNSLTCRTRKLKCDEQKPVCSQCQKGGRECRPSEGVVFRHQQNASMNKNIEDGASDGRGSLRGFYSYKNTFDKDSVWLDIPKHVIFVDNSDPYAQDLESALSESEAAILAANSQNARWHGPQMPPTEREESQGLEALSALAAQDRVSYPALMVDQPSVSTPGSVTTPFSAISTTTMPATHPNQMPRSISAQISPPISINSDNGHNNNIHFLLNPSQSISPSIDPTIQHTPESTGSPLALKSVEGDLEGPVETDYEITFLLRHFSEVLGPWMDLYDLGTYFSSQVPIRALRNPLLKYAACAQAAKQLGHVNVSRSVGVRLSRTFSGLQKDSKNIDWCWKGAKYYEKAIQLLMKELQPNGGNRDMMAQGTNRMSDNTDGQGARSYTEYRLSHGDRSDEILAAAAILSVYELLDATGPAWNRHLSGVKSLLDLAEVGMRPLQRLPPGDLSLQLKRPSLSKARKATFWNFARQDYLSAFINGTRTRLHTEDLALWTDAGLQVDSLGFVRASNKSTGDHSGEDTMKEDSFSNALVWIISKIINFISPSSNAHIGPSGAVNSSPIGLPQQVSLERWYRLEAELDMWYKGLPETFHPCARIGFQETANKSDNLDDAPSLSEIWYSIPMCSSAMQHYHMGRILLHIHKPPQPSGAANPITSRYNSTDIQFHSREIVGIAMACPAGSVRINSLQPLFVSGQCLTDPSERRMVLRLLQDIETDLGWATEYRVQQLRREWGWDQSADIAGVS, encoded by the exons ATGCGCTTTTGCATCCTGCGTCTTAACAGTTTGACGTGCCGCACCCGCAAACTGAAAT GCGACGAGCAAAAACCTGTGTGCTCTCAATGTCAGAAAGGTGGGAGGGAATGTCGCCCAAGCGAAGGGGTAGTCTTCCGTCATCAACAAAATGCCTCCATGAACAAGAACATTGAAGACGGCGCATCGGACGGCCGAGGGAGTCTGAGAGGGTTCTATTCGTATAAGAACACGTTTGACAAAGATAGTGTTTGGCTGGACATCCCGAAGCATG TGATTTTTGTTGACAATTCGGATCCATATGCACAAGACTTAGAATCGGCACTGTCGGAGTCTGAGGCAGCGATTTTGGCTGCAAATTCGCAAAATGCGCGCTGGCATGGCCCGCAGATGCCCCCAAcggagagagaggagagtcAAGGACTGGAAGCGCTCTCCGCTCTTGCTGCGCAAGATCGCGTTTCATATCCTGCATTGATGGTAGATCAGCCGTCTGTCTCTACTCCAGGCAGCGTTACTACACCCTTCAGTGCTATttcgacgacgacgatgcccGCCACTCACCCAAACCAGATGCCGCGGTCGATATCAGCCCAGATATCCCCACCAATCTCGATTAATTCTGATAATGgccacaacaacaacattcATTTTCTCCTTAATCCGTCGCAGTCTATATCACCTTCAATCGATCCAACCATTCAGCATACTCCGGAATCTACTGGGTCTCCGTTGGCACTTAAGTCCGTCGAAGGCGACCTTGAGGGACCCGTGGAGACAGACTACGAGATAACTTTCCTCTTGAGACACTTTTCCGAGGTTCTCGGGCCCTG GATGGACCTCTATGACTTAGGGACGTATTTCTCCTCTCAAGTGCCCATAAGGGCTCTCCGTAATCCCTTGCTGAAGTATGCTGCTTGTGCACAAGCTGCGAAGCAGCTTGGGCACGTCAACGTGTCACGATCTGTCGGGGTCCGCCTAAGTCGAACTTTTTCGGGACTGCAGAAAGATTCCAAGAATATCGATTGGTGCTGGAAAGGAGCCAAGTATTATGAAAAAGCCATTCAGCTTTTGATGAAGGAACTACAACCCAATGGTGGCAACCGTGATATGATGGCTCAGGGCACAAATAGGATGAGTGACAACACTGATGGTCAGGGTGCAAGGAGTTACACCGAGTATAGACTTTCACACGGTGATCGCTCGGATGAaattctcgctgctgctgccattCTTTCCGTATATGAACTGCTGGATGCTACGGGTCCGGCTTGGAACCGGCATTTAAGTGGTGTCAAGTCGTTGTTGGATTTGGCTGAGGTTGGAATGCGACCACTTCAGCGGCTACCACCTGGGGATCTCTCCCTGCAGCTCAAAAGACCAAGTTTATCTAAAGCCAGAAAGGCGACTTTCTGGAACTTTGCGCGGCAAGACTACTTATCTGCCT TTATAAACGGGACTCGTACAAGATTACATACTGAGGATCTGGCGCTGTGGACGGACGCAGGCCTGCAAGTCGACAGTCTGGGCTTTGTGCGCGCCAGTAATAAGAGCACGGGTGATCACTCCGGTGAGGATACCATGAAGGAAGACTCCTTCTCGAATGCGTTAGTTTGGATCATCTCCAAGATCATAAACTTCATAAGTCCGAGCAGCAATGCACATATTGGGCCTTCAGGTGCTGTCAACTCTAGCCCCATAGGCCTTCCGCAGCAAGTCTCCCTGGAGCGGTGGTACCGCCTCGAAGCCGAGCTTGATATGTGGTACAAAGGTCTTCCAGAAACGTTTCACCCATGTGCTCGTATCGGTTTTCAAGAAACGGCCAATAAAAGCGATAATCTTGACGATGCACCATCGTTGTCCGAGATATGGTATAGCATACCAATGTGTTCATCTGCCATGCAACATTACCACATGGGTCGCATACTGCTCCATATTCACAAGCCGCCCCAACCCAGTGGTGCAGCAAACCCCATTACCAGCCGATACAACTCGACCGATATCCAGTTCCATAGCCGTGAAATTGTTGGCATTGCTATGGCCTGCCCGGCGGGCTCCGTGAGAATCAACTCTCTCCAGCCGCTGTTTGTCAGCGGTCAGTGTCTGACCGACCCCAGTGAGCGACGGATGGTTTTGCGGCTGTTACAAGATATTGAAACTGACCTCGGTTGGGCAACCGAGTACCGTGTGCAGCAATTGCGCAGAGAATGGGGCTGGGATCAGAGTGCTGATATTGCGGGCGTCTCATAA
- the gprM gene encoding protein gprM (transcript_id=CADANIAT00007465): MSGNNLHGECPVPYYQESFFDTDGGFLQGRLCQALGNVTCCLPCPQASWMWGEDIQEQTKIASWVSVAVLPLCIFLLVSYAVLPAKRTHRHYLSICFTLGICCMQIAFIIPLGTKPDQCYNEITPRDMYSSLSCAFTGAMLLFGGWVVVVFSFIRTVAFHLQVCWEVILGPRFMWGAFICGLGVPIIGTSVMLVLTGVSFRFGDVCHINIDKSLQDYWIPVIAFSGAALIMQFTTMGYCVHIYIKSLYDTASTTNSSNVHSYTASAVTLSARQAYRRVRKILKLQWRSNCLVLVILANVLIFAVIFIRTNNQTEMTAENLEKALPWLLCLAASEGDAKKCVDKAEEFGPKKATLLALLILLTLVGFWNFILFARPSMFVGWWDLLFRSKDNAQFEFVSADARKKRSDASNYEMLSPYKNPEPYVEPSAEPQIRSPSPAYTSRTLSPDLNNHYGRDARYVRPSMSFSVPRPPTSPGRDWDPATTFAQGYR, encoded by the exons ATGTCTGGGAACAATCTGCATGGAGAGTGTCCAGTTCCGTACTACCAGGAGTCTTTCTTCGACACGGATGGTGGAT TTCTCCAAGGACGTCTCTGTCAGGCCTTGGGCAATGTCACCTGCTGCCTGCCATGCCCGCAGGCATCATGGATGTGGGGTGAAG ACATCCAAGAACAAACGAAAATCGCAAGCTGGGTTTCCGTCGCCGTATTACCGCTCTGCATTTTCCTACTCGTATCCTATGCGGTATTGCCGGCGAAGCGTACCCATCGTCACTACTTGAGCATCTGCTTCACTTTGGGCATTTGCTGCATGCAGATTGCATTTATTATCCCTCTCGGTACGAAGCCGGACCAATGCTACAACGAAATCACGCCTAGGGACATGTACTCCAGCTTATCATGCGCCTTTACCGGCGCAATGCTTCTCTTCGGCGGatgggtggttgtggtgtTCAGCTTTATCCGCACCGTTGCGTTCCATCTTCAAGTCTGCTGGGAGGTCATCCTTGGCCCTCGGTTTATGTGGGGGGCATTTATTTGTGGGTTGGGCGTACCCATCATTGGAACGTCTGTGATGCTTGTCTTAACCGGGGTATCGTTTCGATTCGGGGACGTGTGTCACATCAATATCGACAAGAGTTTGCAGGACTACTGGATACCCGTGATAGCGTTTTCAGGCGCAGCCCTGATCATGCAGTTCACCACCATGGGATACTGCGTGCACATCTACATCAAGTCTCTCTACGACACCGCTTCGACCACCAACAGCTCCAATGTTCATTCCTACACCGCAAGTGCGGTCACCCTGAGCGCGCGTCAAGCATACCGCCGCGTCCGCAAGATTCTCAAGCTGCAATGGCGAAGCAACTGTCttgtcctcgtcatcctcgccaacgTCCTCATTTTCGCTGTGATTTTCATCAGAACAAATAACCAGACCGAAATGACGGCGGAAAATCTCGAAAAAGCGCTACCGTGGCTTCTATGTCTCGCAGCTAGCGAAGGCGACGCGAAAAAATGCGTcgacaaagctgaagaattcGGACCAAAGAAAGCAACACTGCTTGCGCTCCTCATCCTGCTAACCCTCGTTGGATTTTGgaacttcatcctcttcgcgcGTCCGTCCATGTTCGTGGGATGGTGGGATCTGCTGTTCCGGTCCAAGGACAATGCCCAATTTGAATTTGTATCTGCCGACGCTCGGAAGAAACGCAGCGACGCAAGCAACTACGAGATGCTATCACCCTACAAGAACCCCGAGCCATACGTGGAGCCCTCCGCGGAGCCCCAGATTCGCTCCCCTAGCCCCGCGTACACATCACGGACACTGAGTCCCGACCTGAATAACCACTACGGCCGGGACGCGCGGTATGTGCGGCCGTCAATGAGCTTCTCTGTTCCACGACCCCCGACCTCTCCAGGCAGGGATTGGGATCCAGCGACTACATTTGCGCAGGGATACCGATGA